The DNA region CAAGCGACTCCCGAGGAAGTGGAGCGATTACGTGAGCAGTTGGGTTTAAATCTTCCTCTTCATGAGCAATTTTTTAATTGGTTTTTTGGCCTTTTTCGGGGTGATTTAGGTTGGTCTATTTCTCATAACAAACCAGTGCTGACAGCGTTTATAGAACATTTAGGTCCCACGATTTCCCTCTCCATACTGGCCCAGGCCATTTCAATGATTTTAGCTATACCACTAGGGATTATAGCGGCCAAGAGAAGAGGTACCAGAGTAGACCAAACCTTTATGGTTCTTGTAATGTTGGGGATGGCCATACCCAGTTTTTTAATGGGGTTATTGTTGATGCAGTTGTTCGGGGTAAAGTTGCAATGGTTTCCAGTGGCGGGATATGAACCTTTAAGTGCCGGGTTATGGGACCATCTAAAATTTATGATTTTGCCTGCCACTGCTTTGGGTATTATTCAAACAGCGGTTATAGCACGGATGACCCGTTCATCCATGTTGGACGTTTTCAGCGCCAATTATATTAAAACCGCCTATGCTAAAGGGGTTAAAGAAAGCATAGTGGTTTATAAACATGCCCTTCGTAATGCTGCCATTCCCATCTTGACGGTTCTTGGGGAAGCTTTTGGTACATTGATCGCCGGTGCAGTGGTTACAGAAACAGTGTTTAATTTACCCGGTATAGGGCAATTGGTCATCAATGCTATTGAAAAAAGGGATTATGCTGTTATCCAAGGGACAATATTGTTAGCCGCAGCGTCATATTTACTGGTTAACTTGATTGTTGATTTGTTATACGGCGTTGTTGATCCCAGGGTTCGCCTGAGCCGAAAATCATAAAGCAGCATTTTTCCACCGAAGGAGGGGATCGTCAATGGATGCCAAAATAGCTGTCGATACAGGGAAAGTTGTATACACAAAAAGCAAACTGAAGAAAGAACGTTTCCAATTGTTTATCAGGCGTTTTCTATCTAATAGGTTGGCAGTTACAGGTACTATAATCATCATACTTATGTGTTTGTTTTCGATTATTGCCCCATTATTGACACCGTATTCACCTCTTGAGATCGATCCGGTCAATCGTTTGCAACCCCCCAGTGCGGAGCATTGGTTTGGTACTGACAATTTTGGCAGAGATCTATTCAGTCGTGTGGTTTACGGTGGACAAGTTTCCCTGACTGTGGGTCTTTCTGCTGCACTATTGACTTCAATCATTGGAATGATTGTCGGTTTATATGCGGCTTACTACCGACTCTTGGATCATATATTAATGAGAATTTGTGACGGGTTAATGGCTTTTCCGGACATTCTTTTGGCCATTGCCATTACGGCTGTTCTTGGTCCACACCCAGTTAACGTGGTGATCGCGATCACCATTGTTAAAATCCCGGCCATGGCCAGGGTTGTTCGTTCAGCTGCGTTGGTGGTAAAAGAACAAACCTACATTGAAGCACTGAGGGCTCAGGGGGCCAGTTCCTGGAGAATCATTTGGTCTCATATCGCTCCCAATACAGTGTCTCCGTTTTTGGTCCAAATGACTTATGTGTTCGCCCTTTCAATTATACTTGAGGCAGGTTTGAGTTTTCTTGGTGCGGGAGTTCCGGCTCCCAATCCGAGCTGGGGCAATATCTTATATGATGGGAAGATTGTTATTTTTAGCGCTTGGTGGATGACTGTATTTCCCGGAATTTTCATTACCCTCGCCGTGTTGGGATTAAATTTATTTGGAGACGGACTACGAGATTTGTTAGATCCCCATACGAATAAAGCAAATAAGTAGATGAGAACAAAAAAATAAGATAAGGGGGACCTTTACAGTGCAGGAACAATACTTGCTGGAAGTAAAAGATTTGAAGACTACTTTTTTCACGGAAATAGGTCCGGTTACAGCGGTCGATGGCGTAAATTTCACCATTAAAGCCGGTGAAACCTTGGGTGTGGTTGGAGAGTCCGGTTGTGGCAAAAGTGTGACTGCTGAATCCATTATGCGCCTCTTAAACGAGCAATCTACTACATATGAAGGTGAGATCAATTATAAAGGAAAAAATTTACTCCAGCTAACCGAACAAGAGATGCGAAATATTCGTGGCAATGAAATTGCCATGATTTTTCAGGATGCAATGACCTCGTTGAATCCGGTCTATACTATTGGCAATCAAATTGCTGAATCGATTATGATCCATAGGAAGTTAAGTAAGAAAGAGGCTTATGAAGAAGCAGTCGAGATGCTCAGAATGACGGGCATCCCTGCTCCTGAAAAAAGGGCTCACGAGTATCCTCATGAGATATCAGGAGGAATGAGACAGAGGGCGATGATTGCCATGGCACTCTCTTGTCGGCCCAACTTGCTGATAGCGGATGAGCCGACAACCGCATTGGACGTCACGATACAGGCTCAAATTCTGGATGTAATCAATGATTTGAAAAAAGAATTGAATATGGGCGTGATCATGATTACCCATGATCTTGGTGTCGTGGCGGAGGTGTGTACACATGTGGTCGTCATGTATCTGGGTCAGGTCATCGAAGAGGCAGATGTGGAAACACTGTTTGATCAACCGCTTCACCCCTATACGCAAGGTTTGTTAAAATGCATTCCCCAACTTGAGGGAGATCGTTCCAAAAAGCTTTATACAATTAAAGGAATTGTACCTTCATTAGATAATATTCCAAAAGGGTGCCGCTTCGCTGAAAGATGTCCTTATGCCGACGAGCAATGCATTACTGAACCTCCCGTATTGGAGGAGGTTAGCCCCCGACATAAAGTAAGGTGCTGGTATTATGAGAAAATAACAAAAGGGGAGAAAGTGAACAATGTTGCAACCACAAGCTGAACGGACAAGATGGGAGCCCACAGCCCCCCTTTTACAAGTTAAAAATTTAAAAAAATATTTTCCAATCACCAGTCCATTTAGTCGGACTATAGGACATGTTAAAGCCGTCGATGGTGTAGAATTTGACCTGTATGAAAAGGAAACATTGGGACTTGTTGGGGAATCAGGGTGCGGGAAAAGTACCACAGGTAGAACAATATTACGATTGATGGAGCCAACAGAAGGGGAAGCCATTTATAGAGGAAAAGATATTTTTAAATTAAAAGGAAAAGAACTGCACAAAATACGAAAAGAATTGCAGATGGTATTTCAGGATCCCCATTCATCTCTTAATCCTAAAAAAAGAATTGGCGATGCCATTATGGAACCTATGAAGATCCATAATATAGGCACCAAGAAAGATCGTATGGAAAGAGCATTGGATTTACTGTTGAAAGTTGGCATCAGGGAAGACCAATTTTACCGCTATCCTCATGAATTTTCAGGAGGACAGAGGCAACGGATTGGACTGGCCAGAGCATTAGCCGTTAATCCTAAAATTATTATTTGTGACGAACCTGTTTCCGCTCTTGATGTGTCTATTCAATCACAGGTCATTAATTTGTTAGAGGAGATTCAAGAAAATTTTAATTTAACTTACTTGTTTATATCCCACGACTTAAGTGTTGTCCGTCATATGGCTGATCATATAGGAGTGATGTATTTGGGTCAACTTGTTGAAAAAGCACCTACAGATGAACTGTTTATGCACCCTCTGCATCCCTATACTCAAGCGCTATTATCTGCCATCCCACTTCCAAATCCGAAAATTAAAAAGGAACGCATTATCATTAAAGGTGATATACCTTCTCCAATCAATCCACCATCCGGGTGCGTATTCCACACCCGATGTCCTCATGTTACGGAAAGATGTAAAATTGAACGACCTATAGTCAAGGAACAGTCACCTGGTCACTTCCTTTCATGCCATCTGTATGATTAAATATGCTGTGCAAAGCAATTAAAAGGTAGCCAGATGCCTGGCCACCTTTTTTGTTTTATAGCTTTGTGGATGAAATACCTAATTTTCTTAAACGATATTGTAAACTTTGGCGGCTAATTCCAAGTGTCTGAGCGGCACGGGATATATTGAAGTTATGATCTTTAAGGACTTTTCCAATATAATATTTTTCTACTTCTTCCATGTGTTCTTTCAATGTTTTAACTGATGGGTTTTCTTTATTCCATAGATCTAATCTGGCTATGGGTGCATCCATCTTTTTCAGCTTCGATTTATTCCTGAATTGAATCGGTAAATGATTATAGTCAATAGTTTCCTCATCTACTATTAAATTCATGGCTCCTTCAATTGTATGCTCCAACTCCCTTACATTACCGGGCCAATCATAATCATAGAATAATTGTAACACTTCCTCATTAATCCCCCTCACATTCATTTGAAACATGTAATTGTACTTATCAATGAAACTTTGCACCAATAGTGGGATATCCTCTTTTCTTTCTCTTAAGGGGGGTATAAATAAGGAAACAACACTTAGTCGATAATATAGATCCTTTCTCAAGCGACCTTTACTTATTGCATCAATAGGATCTTCATTAATAGTTGCAATTATCCTTACATCAATCTCTATATCTTTGGTATCCCCGATCCGTCTAATCTTTTTCTCTTGAAGCGCTCTCAATAATTTGGCCTGCAAATCAAGATTTAGTGAGTTGATCTCATCAAGTAATAAAGTCCCGCCTTTTGCTTGTTCAAATAAGCCAGGATGTTCAGTTGCCCCGGTGAATGCTCCCTTTTTGGTGCCAAAGAGTATGCTTTCGATTAAGCTACTTGGTAAAGCTGCACAATTTTGGGCAATAAACGGTTTAGAGGAACGGTTACTTCCGTTATGGATGCTTTGTGCAAACAGTTCCTTCCCTGTCCCTGTCTCCCCGACAATAAGGACAGAAGAGGAGGTGCGTGTGGCCCGCTTAGAATATTCTATTACTTCTTTAATTTGTTTACTTTTTCCGATAATGCTTTCAAAAGTATATTTGGCATCTCTCTTTTTTAACATGTTCTTTTTAATAAAACGTTCAAATCTGGTTACATCTTTTGCAATTTCTATGGCTCCAATAATTTGACCATTCTCTATGACAGGAAACGTATCGTTAATGGTGGTTATTTCCTGTCCTTTTCTATTAAAATAGGTCTGTTTTACATTTTTAGTTGTTTTCCCAAATTTTAAAGCTTGTAATAAGGTACTATCATTTTCTTTTTCGAACATAAATGCATCCATTAAATTTCTATCTACAACATCCTCGATATCCATCGATTCAATTTGCATCATTTTTTTGTTATAAATAATAGTCTTCCCATGGGCATCTATGACATGTATACCTACGTCTATTTCATCTAGGAGTTTTTTATAGATGGTATCCATTATTTTAAGATTTTTTAAACCTTCTTTAACTTCCATACAAAACCTCCGTGCAAAATTTTTTTAATAATTCTATCAAAATATAACAGATATGACAACAAATTTTGCATTTGTTTTTAATTTAATTATTGATAACGCAAAAAAAATTTGCGGTAATTTACCCTGGTGAGAATTATTTTGGCAATATGACCTGATTTTTGCGGAAAATCTGTTTGATATTGGGTATTTTAGTTTGGCATAAAAATTGCTTATATTTTCATGAAATATCTTTATTGGAGGGGATAAGAATGGCAATGCCGTACAAACATGAACCTTTTACTGATTTTACAGTGGCAGAGAATCGCCAAGCTTTTTCCGAAGCTTTAAAAAAGGTGGAAGAGGAGTTTGGGAAAGATTATGACCTGATCGTTAATGGGAAACGGATCCAAACACAAGAGAAGATTATTTCTATCAATCCGGCTAATAAAGCCCAAGTGATAGGAAGAACTTCAAAAGCAAACCGGGAAATTGCAGAACAAGCGGTCAAAGCTGCGGCTAATGCTTTTGATTCATGGAGAAAATGGGACGTTGAAGCCCGGGCCGATATTTTATTCCGAGCCGCAGCTATTGTTCGTCGGCGTAAACATGAATTCTCGGCTTACCTGGTTAAGGAAGCGGGAAAACCGTGGAGCGAAGCGGATGCGGATACGGCCGAAGCAATAGATTTTATGGAATATTACGGGCGTCAAATGCTCGAATTAAAAGACGGAAAACCTGTTAAAAGCAGAGAAATGGAAATAAATCGTTATTTCTATACACCGCTGGGGGTCACTGTTGTTATACCGCCCTGGAACTTCGCTTTTGCCATTATGTGCGGAACGACAGTAGCACCGCTTGTCACAGGAAACACAGTATTGTTAAAACCCGCCAGTGCTACTCCAATTATTGCGGCAAAGTTTGTAGAAGTACTGGAAGAAGCAGGTGTGCCTCAAGGAGTGATCAACTATATTCCGGGCGACGGAGCGGAAATCGGTGATTATCTGGTTGATCATCCGCAAGTCAGTTTAATCAGTTTTACCGGCTCCCGGGAAGTAGGAACCCATCTCTATGAAAGAGCGGCCAAAGTGCAAAACGGACAAATTCATTTAAAGCGTGTCATTGCCGAAATGGGAGGAAAAGATACCATTGTCGTTGATAAAGAGTCCGATCTTGATCTGGCAGCAAAGGCCATTATTATTTCTGCTTTTGGCTTTTCAGGACAAAAATGTTCGGCTGGTTCTCGTGTGGTAGCTCATCAGGATGTGTATGATACCGTACTGGAAAAAACAGTGAAACTCACCAAAGAGATTAAGGTCGGTGATCCCGCAAATCCTGAGAACTTTATGGGACCTGTGATTGATCAAAAGGCTTACGATAAAATTATGAGTTATATTGAGCTGGGCAAAGAAGAAGGCAGATTAGTCACAGGTGGAACGGGAGATGATGCAAAAGGTTACTTCATAACTCCCACCGTTTTTGCAGATGTTGATCCCCGGTCCCGGATCATGCAGGAAGAGATTTTTGGGCCTGTTGTAGCTTTTACGAAGGCCAAAGATTTTGATAATGCCTTGGAAATTGCCAATAACACGGAATATGGCTTAACCGGCGCCGTGATTTCCAACAATCGTGAGCACATCCAAAAGGCAGTTCATGATTTCCATGTTGGTAACCTATATATTAATCGACATTGTACAGGGGCCATTGTCGGCTATCATCCTTTCGGAGGGTTTAAAATGTCGGGAACCGATTCAAAAGCGGGGGGACCCGATTACCTTATACTCCATATGCAAGCCAAAACTGTATCTGAGATGTTTTAAAAATACTAGAGGGAAAGGAGAATAGTACAGTGACAACAAAAACCACATCCAGTTTGATCATTGATAAAACTCAAAAGTTTGGAGCCAATAATTACCTTCCGTTACCGGTTGTAATATCTAGGGCAAAAGGTGTGTGGGTGGAAGACCCTGAAGGTAATAAGTATATCGATATGTTAAGTGCCTATTCCGCTGTAAACCAGGGTCACAGACATCCCAAAATAATTCAGGCTTTAAAAGATCAGGCGGAGCGGGTCACCTTAACCTCACGTGCCTTTCATAACGATCAGCTTGGACTATTCTACGAAAAAGTGGCTCGCCTTACGGGTAAAGACATGGTGTTGCCTATGAATACCGGCGCTGAAGCGGTGGAAACTGCCATTAAGGCAGCCCGGCGCTGGGCGTATGAGGTTAAAGGATTGCCGGACAACCAGGCAGAAATTATTGCCTGCAAAGGGAATTTTCACGGCCGAACGATGACAGCGGTGTCCCTTTCTTCTGAGGAAGAATACAAACGAGGCTTTGGTCCCATGATTCCCGGAATTAAGCTGATCCCCTACGGGGATATCGAGGCATTAAAAAAAGCCATTTCGCCCAATACTGCTGCTTTTCTGGTTGAACCCATTCAGGGAGAAGCAGGGATTATTATACCGCCCAAAGGATTTTTGAGAGAGGCTTTTGACGTCTGTCAAAAACATAACGTATTGTTTATTGCCGATGAGATTCAGGCAGGGCTTGGGCGCTCAGGTAAAAGATTTGCTTGTGATTGGGAAAATGTTCAACCCGATATGTATATCTTAGGAAAGGCGCTCGGCGGAGGTGTGTTCCCCATCTCTTGTGTAGCTGCCAATAAAGAAATTTTAGGCGTCTTTAATCCCGGCTCCCATGGCTCAACTTTTGGGGGTAATCCTTTAGCTTGTGCTGTAGCGGTTGCCGCTCTGGATGTCTTAGAGGAGGAACGTTTGGCAGAACGATCTCTTGAGCTGGGTAACTATTTTCAAGAGAAATTAAGACAAATTAAAAGTTCTGTTATTAAAGAAGTACGAGGTAGGGGGTTGTTTATCGGTGTTGAATTGTATAATCCCGCCCGCCCATACTGTGAGCAGTTGAAAGAAGAGGGATTGTTATGTAAAGAAACGCATGAGACCGTGATCCGCTTTGCCCCACCGCTCGTCATTTCTAAAGAAGAGCTGGATTGGGCACTAGAAAGAATTTATAAAGTATTGCACACATCATGAGGTGGATATGATGGGTTCAACTATAACAAAAAGCAGTCAATTGGGAAAACACAAAACGGCTATAGACAAGGAATTGTTGGATTC from Caldalkalibacillus uzonensis includes:
- a CDS encoding ABC transporter permease, translated to MRAYILTRLLSLIPVLIIVAVIVFFLIHLTPGDPAAIMLGPQATPEEVERLREQLGLNLPLHEQFFNWFFGLFRGDLGWSISHNKPVLTAFIEHLGPTISLSILAQAISMILAIPLGIIAAKRRGTRVDQTFMVLVMLGMAIPSFLMGLLLMQLFGVKLQWFPVAGYEPLSAGLWDHLKFMILPATALGIIQTAVIARMTRSSMLDVFSANYIKTAYAKGVKESIVVYKHALRNAAIPILTVLGEAFGTLIAGAVVTETVFNLPGIGQLVINAIEKRDYAVIQGTILLAAASYLLVNLIVDLLYGVVDPRVRLSRKS
- a CDS encoding ABC transporter permease: MDAKIAVDTGKVVYTKSKLKKERFQLFIRRFLSNRLAVTGTIIIILMCLFSIIAPLLTPYSPLEIDPVNRLQPPSAEHWFGTDNFGRDLFSRVVYGGQVSLTVGLSAALLTSIIGMIVGLYAAYYRLLDHILMRICDGLMAFPDILLAIAITAVLGPHPVNVVIAITIVKIPAMARVVRSAALVVKEQTYIEALRAQGASSWRIIWSHIAPNTVSPFLVQMTYVFALSIILEAGLSFLGAGVPAPNPSWGNILYDGKIVIFSAWWMTVFPGIFITLAVLGLNLFGDGLRDLLDPHTNKANK
- a CDS encoding ABC transporter ATP-binding protein, producing MQEQYLLEVKDLKTTFFTEIGPVTAVDGVNFTIKAGETLGVVGESGCGKSVTAESIMRLLNEQSTTYEGEINYKGKNLLQLTEQEMRNIRGNEIAMIFQDAMTSLNPVYTIGNQIAESIMIHRKLSKKEAYEEAVEMLRMTGIPAPEKRAHEYPHEISGGMRQRAMIAMALSCRPNLLIADEPTTALDVTIQAQILDVINDLKKELNMGVIMITHDLGVVAEVCTHVVVMYLGQVIEEADVETLFDQPLHPYTQGLLKCIPQLEGDRSKKLYTIKGIVPSLDNIPKGCRFAERCPYADEQCITEPPVLEEVSPRHKVRCWYYEKITKGEKVNNVATTS
- a CDS encoding ABC transporter ATP-binding protein — protein: MLQPQAERTRWEPTAPLLQVKNLKKYFPITSPFSRTIGHVKAVDGVEFDLYEKETLGLVGESGCGKSTTGRTILRLMEPTEGEAIYRGKDIFKLKGKELHKIRKELQMVFQDPHSSLNPKKRIGDAIMEPMKIHNIGTKKDRMERALDLLLKVGIREDQFYRYPHEFSGGQRQRIGLARALAVNPKIIICDEPVSALDVSIQSQVINLLEEIQENFNLTYLFISHDLSVVRHMADHIGVMYLGQLVEKAPTDELFMHPLHPYTQALLSAIPLPNPKIKKERIIIKGDIPSPINPPSGCVFHTRCPHVTERCKIERPIVKEQSPGHFLSCHLYD
- a CDS encoding sigma-54 interaction domain-containing protein, with protein sequence MEVKEGLKNLKIMDTIYKKLLDEIDVGIHVIDAHGKTIIYNKKMMQIESMDIEDVVDRNLMDAFMFEKENDSTLLQALKFGKTTKNVKQTYFNRKGQEITTINDTFPVIENGQIIGAIEIAKDVTRFERFIKKNMLKKRDAKYTFESIIGKSKQIKEVIEYSKRATRTSSSVLIVGETGTGKELFAQSIHNGSNRSSKPFIAQNCAALPSSLIESILFGTKKGAFTGATEHPGLFEQAKGGTLLLDEINSLNLDLQAKLLRALQEKKIRRIGDTKDIEIDVRIIATINEDPIDAISKGRLRKDLYYRLSVVSLFIPPLRERKEDIPLLVQSFIDKYNYMFQMNVRGINEEVLQLFYDYDWPGNVRELEHTIEGAMNLIVDEETIDYNHLPIQFRNKSKLKKMDAPIARLDLWNKENPSVKTLKEHMEEVEKYYIGKVLKDHNFNISRAAQTLGISRQSLQYRLRKLGISSTKL
- the pruA gene encoding L-glutamate gamma-semialdehyde dehydrogenase, which gives rise to MAMPYKHEPFTDFTVAENRQAFSEALKKVEEEFGKDYDLIVNGKRIQTQEKIISINPANKAQVIGRTSKANREIAEQAVKAAANAFDSWRKWDVEARADILFRAAAIVRRRKHEFSAYLVKEAGKPWSEADADTAEAIDFMEYYGRQMLELKDGKPVKSREMEINRYFYTPLGVTVVIPPWNFAFAIMCGTTVAPLVTGNTVLLKPASATPIIAAKFVEVLEEAGVPQGVINYIPGDGAEIGDYLVDHPQVSLISFTGSREVGTHLYERAAKVQNGQIHLKRVIAEMGGKDTIVVDKESDLDLAAKAIIISAFGFSGQKCSAGSRVVAHQDVYDTVLEKTVKLTKEIKVGDPANPENFMGPVIDQKAYDKIMSYIELGKEEGRLVTGGTGDDAKGYFITPTVFADVDPRSRIMQEEIFGPVVAFTKAKDFDNALEIANNTEYGLTGAVISNNREHIQKAVHDFHVGNLYINRHCTGAIVGYHPFGGFKMSGTDSKAGGPDYLILHMQAKTVSEMF
- a CDS encoding ornithine--oxo-acid transaminase, coding for MTTKTTSSLIIDKTQKFGANNYLPLPVVISRAKGVWVEDPEGNKYIDMLSAYSAVNQGHRHPKIIQALKDQAERVTLTSRAFHNDQLGLFYEKVARLTGKDMVLPMNTGAEAVETAIKAARRWAYEVKGLPDNQAEIIACKGNFHGRTMTAVSLSSEEEYKRGFGPMIPGIKLIPYGDIEALKKAISPNTAAFLVEPIQGEAGIIIPPKGFLREAFDVCQKHNVLFIADEIQAGLGRSGKRFACDWENVQPDMYILGKALGGGVFPISCVAANKEILGVFNPGSHGSTFGGNPLACAVAVAALDVLEEERLAERSLELGNYFQEKLRQIKSSVIKEVRGRGLFIGVELYNPARPYCEQLKEEGLLCKETHETVIRFAPPLVISKEELDWALERIYKVLHTS